Within the Gossypium raimondii isolate GPD5lz chromosome 12, ASM2569854v1, whole genome shotgun sequence genome, the region TGTTGCCCTGAAAGAACAAGGGCAGCATTAAAAGCGGGAAAAGCTTTCGATTTTAGAAAATACCATGGATGGATGgaatcgaattaaataaaataattttaagttaatcgagttgaataatcttatttattattttaatttgagtgAGATAAAGTTCAATTAaatcgaatatatttatttgagttaaattaaaaaatagttttgagtCCTGTTTTGTCCACTATTAATTTTCATCctctcataatttatttattacgaattagtttatttgcttgcttagttgtttcagaTTATACTGATTCTTGtcattatgtattttaaaattaaaaatatattaaatgtaaaaaatatgattattttaatgaaattaataccaatataaaattttaacacggaTATTTTATACTTAGAATGTTGATAAAAATCGGgagtggattttttttttaattttaatttttcacaaaatttcctCCACATtgttatacatttaaataaacaactatCATTTTAATCACACCAAATGGGAGGAATCCTAATAAATGGGATATTTGTATTGCTTTTGCCCTTTTTCTCTAGTGATGCAGCAGCGAGaccaaaaattgaaggaaagcATTCTCCAACAGCAAAAAATAAGaacatccaaaaaaaaaaataatgacaataAATTCCAAAAACACAAGTAATGTTTTCAAACGCCTTTTGTCAACAAAGATAGCTTTAGTCGATTACGGGTGTCCAGCAGCATGATGATGCAAAACTCGACATTTGACCCCCTCCAGATGTTGGCTTTGAGCAACTCAATTGCTGGCAATGTTGAAAGCTCATAATTCTAAGCTTCAATGGATGCATGGTTTTTTATGAGTGTcaaaaggaaggaaaagaatAAGGTGAAAGTGGTGACTATTTCGTCAATTGACGGTGGATGTTTCACTTTCACTAACTCCTTctgcaattttttatttcattttaatacttATGACAACCTGAATGATTATTTAGGTCgtaatttatgattaattaaataaattctgttgATGTGAGTTTGTCGgttaaaattaagttattctTGTTCTTAATCCTGCCGTTTGTTAAATCTTAAGTGTTGAATTATAAAGTTATTTATTGGTTAGGGAACTAATTTCAAACAATTTGTCTCTTGATTACCAAATAGGTAGGGAGAGATTAGCTGCCCAGTCTTGAGTCAACAACGAAAACTAATTTAGCAAAGGCATTGAAGATATCATTGTGTTGATGATCATATTTATGAATCAATTAGGGATTTTACCTTGACTAAAGCTTcttctcatttattttattttaccacttcTTTTTAGttacttttaatattattttagcttttaattttaaccccctcatttttaatttacttgagAAATTAAGTTATTACTGGATCCTGTCACTGTGTAATAACCTTTACTTGTCCCGATGATTAGTACCGATAGGGGATGCTACCAGAACACTTTCTTAACATCtacaaaaaattttcttttagtaaaACACCATTTTGTGacttagtaaaaatattttaaactcacTCTCATCATTTAGAAAGCTTGAATacgtttttaaaattattttgaaacatttCATAGATGTTTGGACATGTCCAAAACTTAAAACAGGGTTCTAAAggtttaaaacaattaaaaaaaatacaagttataTAAGTCTTGAGACTTGACATGTAAGTTTCGATACTTAGCACCAAAGTCTCAAAACTTGTAAGGTTTAATGTAACTTTTTATCAACTAAGTAAGGTTTAATGTAGCTTTTTATCAACTAACTTGTCAATCTCGATACTTAAAGAGTCTAGTCTCAAAACTTGATGCAAAGAACCTCAAAATTAGttcaaaaacatttcaaatcatccCCAAACATTATATCAGTAAGTTTTCAAACATggataattcaatttataagtCAATGGCTATAGAGACTTTCAAATAGGATTCAAATGGCacttaatttcacaattcaaaatatttgcaaattattttaatagtccaAGTCTCTATGTACATGTCAAAATACAAATAACAATTACAACCTCAATCTTAAATGGTGATGCGACGATCTCAAGTTAGAATCATAAGTTTCTAGATAAGTCCACAACCTACACAACCTACACGTTTAAACAACTAGCGCGTGAGTACAAAGAGCTCAATAAATACATAAGGATAAACTTACTTATTCTACTCATTATTACTGTTGAACCCACTAGAAGTGATTTTTATCGATTTCATTCATGCCACTATTTAGTGTTACAAGCAAATTCTTTTTGTGATATCGAATTATAAAGGCTCACCTTACGTATTTATGATTTATTAGTCAACTACATTAAGGAGTTCATATATGAGTGcatattaaacatgatttaaataattagaGTTAAATGGGGTCTCATACAAGATTAGAATACAAATctaaactcttttaattttgtatttttgcttTGAAGTTAACATGTTTCAAGATAAAGGTCTTCAAGTCTCGAGACTTGGTCTCAAGATAGTCATCTACTGTTTTACTATTTTAGTTTCGATGTTTAAATGTCTCGAGACAAGGGGTCTTGTCTCTAGACTTGGAGTATGGCAAATTTTATTTAGCTTTGATGTCTCATTATCTAGAGACAAATGCCACTTGTCTCGAGAACTAGATGAGATTGTTTTCGAGACTAGCCTAACAAGTCTCAAGACATTAAGCTTTTGACTCAATAataaggtaaaatttttctaacagTCTCGAGACACGCTCTTACGGTCTCACTATCTCAAGACTTGATGACTAAATGGCCTAAAATGCACATTTCTAACTCTTCAACACCATACTATTTTGCACTTAAACTTACCTAAAACTTGCCtcaatataaaaacattaatttgtcACAAGAGAACACACTCAAACACCATCAAATCATAGGCATTCAATGCATCAATGTTTAATCTACTAATTTGCACATTCAAGCCTATATAAGCAAGCATGAATAACTActaattaaaggataaaatccAACCACGAAAATATTATAAGTCATGTTACCAAAAGTACCAAAGCACTAACTTAAACAATAATCTAAAATCAACTTAGTTACATGTCATATGAccaaaacacacacacatatatatacacacatataaaATAGGCAACAAGTTGATTTTCAAGTTGAGTTGCCGAGTTGGATACTTTATGACCTTTGATATGTTATGTCTCTCGTCAAAATCTACATACAGAAACAAATATAATCTAAAGTAATGTATATTCAGTGGTGCTAACATAATTCGAATTCGATTATAAACATAATCAAAGTAACCAACAACAACTTCAAAATTCATTAATCATTTATCATTTGAAGAGCCTAATGACTTatggtatattttaatttttaattttcatacaattgAGTTTAGTTGGGTTAAGTTTTATATTGTTATTGATTATTTAGATATTGGGTtgagtatttagtatttagtatttataattaaaaattttaaaaaccgaaaatcgatcaaataaatcatttgaaccGTTGACTTGGTTTTTTCAGtttaacccctaaccctaatCTTATATGATCATGAAAACGTGGTTCAAATAATATTTAGCATTTTCTTGCGAAAATGATGAGCAATTCATAAATCTGccatatttaacattttctcTCTCCACAGTTGCCTATACAGGTACATCGAAGTTCTCTCCCTATGGCTTATTTAGATTAAACCAAATGACAGACGCAACCTGTGCTTgcaaataataaaatcttattCCGGCTAAAATGGAATACCCAGAAACCCCATGGCGGCACAAGCAAGCATGCCTGCTATCCTTTGTACATTTAGCGGCTAAACACCACATTACCTATGATCAGATTTATGAGGCATTGAGTATTTGACAGGACCCATGTTCATCGGTGCACTAGGAACCACTGCTCCATAAGCTAGATGTGGCGGGGCAGGAAGATTAACTGGCGTGCCAACTGTTGAGACAAGGGGCCCTCCTATTGGCTGCCCTATAGTTGGAGAAGAATACATGCCAACACCTGGTGGTGCAGCAGGAAGCTGAGAGGGTTGTTTGGCTGATTTTGCGGAGGAACCTCCAGTTGCTGCACCATTCGGTTCACCAGTGATTGGTCCTTGGGTTGCTAGAATCTCTCCATTGCCCACGCTAGTAATATCATGGATGCTAGATCGCCTCCTATCTTTGTTAATGGAGTTTAAGCGAATGAAATATTTTTGCGCGTGACTTGCAACTTGTGTTGGCGTTCTTGTGACCACAAAGTTCCGGGATATGCTTCGCCAGTCACCTTTCCCATATTTTTCCAAACCAAGAAGAAATAACCTGTTTTTCAAGGGACAAAGAAAAGATACAGTGACTAAACATAccaataaaatcataatatgaCAAGCCTATTGGTCAAATGCAACATCAAAGTACATCTCACATTCATAGAAAGGATCCTCATTAAGCAAatttcaaataacaaaaatgaataaaatcatAGCACCTCAACTAAACTCAATAAAAATCGAGTCTCTTGATTAAACGAGCATATTACTAAAACAGAATTTTTAATAAGAGAACACAAgtttctttctgttttttttttctttctttctttttcttctttaagaTACAGGAAGCATAACCGTTGAACTTTTcagaaatataatattatttgcGACTACACAAAACTATGGCAACCAGAAGTCTAGAACACTAAAACACACATCATTAGGAGAGGGAGCAAATAAGAGATGCTGATGACAAACACAATGTTCCAAAAGCCTCACATATGACCCAAGGTTATATCAAGCTGCCTGCAATTACAGCTggattttaaactttaaacaaaaatgacaaACTCTGCCAACAGGTGACTCAAGTTATGCAAGCCTAGGCAACTATCATTTCTAAGAAAATCAGTATGTTCTTAAATGTTACTAATTTTTtcagtatataaaaattacagtATATATTCCAATAAGACTCAGATTCGTCTCCttcaaacataccttaatagATCCACTTCAAGGAGCATTCAACTACATTCACCATATATGCTTTTTAACATCCTTCAGAAATCCTAGCTGTTCCTGACAATTAATCCAAAAGGGGAACAACTTTAATTGCAAATAAAGCACGGAACCTACCTTTTTCTTCCTATCCAATTCTTCCAAATAATTTCTCAGTATATATCTACTGAATCTTCCGGAGGATCTCCTAACTTTGCTTTCCCAATAACAAACTTCATATAAAGCTAAAAAGCCAAGGCTTCAAACAGAGAAATCTGCACAAATACATGAGTTGTGGAAGGAATGACAACAGCACTAACACTCATGTTAATACAAGTAGACCATAAGAAAAGCTTTAATTGTATGCAATCTTTCAAAGTGATCTACCCAATGCTTTAAAAACTCCTAACATAGTTTGCAGGTTGCACATAAAGCTCCAGGAGACTCCGTATCTTTACCATACAGCTTTTAGCATCAAGACAAACACCAATCTTCATTATATACAGAAGCTGACATCAGATATCCACCTGGAGCAGTTACAATTGAATTCTACATTTATCCTTTCTTCTACAAGATTCTTTTTTCCCCAGATGTCCTTTAGATTTCCAAATCTGATTGCTGCCTCTCTAAAACAAGATTACAACTATCCTCAGAATTAGCATGTAGTATCATGCAACAGTTACTGAACATTCTCAACGGAAAATATCCTCCAGCTATATTAATCATCcaatatatttttcatgcaGGGTTTTTCACCAACCACCACGGTCTTAACACCCTTTTAGCATGTCTTCTTTTGAAAAGAGAACAAATATTCTGATTATTTAAACACAGTCAATTGTTGTTGTGATGATGTTACTTTACAACTGCGACAAAAAATCAAGCCATCATACATCCAAAGGGAAAGCATTCAATACTTACTTCCAAATTTACCAAGCACAAACTCTAACACACCAAAACGTTAAGTACATGTATTATCACAGTAACCTTGCATCTTTAATGCTATCAGATATCTATGTTTTAGGTTGAGTTATTTCTAGTGCATACCAAATTTCCCAACACAAAGTTAAAGTAATTACAAGATAAAACTTAAGCACAGACAAAACATCTACTTAATGTAAAACTCACATCGGAAcggtaaaataaaatcatcatagtAGTAGTTTACATGTACAATGTAATAGTAAATGTTAAAACAAATAGGCTACTTCACATGTCAAGAACAGAATTATCAAACTAAGGACTCTACATCAATAAGTTACAGTTAATTTTGGAAATgggaattaattaaatgttgcaAGGAAAGTCATATCTTTAGCAAGGAATTGaacatttaaccaaataaataacTATAGCTGAAATTCAacaattatttcatttcaagTCGCTGAGTTTTTTACAAGTGTTTCAACCCATGGAAGCATGCTGTATAGCTCCCTCCAGTTTGGAATCAAAGTTGTTGAaagagaaaatgataaaatggtgACGTAGTAAGTAAATTTACACCTTTTTCCTTTtcagtatatataaatatagactACTTTTCTCCTGCTCAGTTCATCAAACttcaatttttctaaacttGTCACAGAACCTTCTAAATTCTATCAGGTAAGGCCCCCTTAACAAATTTGGTTCAAATTAAtactgaaataataattatttagcCTATCATGTCATTTAAACAATATATGGAAGTTTtcaccttctttttttttggttcattattttcaaagatACTCATTCTAATTAAACCaagaaacagaatagaaaagaaaaaaaatgggacaaaaaaTCTTGACATAGATTTATAAATCAAGTGGCTCTTTAACTGGCTATTAAGTCATTATTTGTCCTTTATTTCGAGTACACTTTTATCAAGAACCAAATGGGAAAAATGGAAGCTCAGCGACCAACATGCTAAGCATAGAATAAGGTATCCACGATAAACCATTTATTAATGCCAAGTTTTACGCCTAAAGCATACCCCTATCTCAACTCATTTACTATTTTCTAAATGCCCAAAAGCAATTTAAAGTAGGAACTCTTAAATTCCATGCCATGCCTAACCTCAAAAGCCACACTAGGTTGAAGTGAAAAGGTTGCTTGACATGTGTCACATGGTTTAGTGAAGATACACATTATGTGTCTCTTAATATGGCCTAGTATACATGCCAGGGATGTGTAGCCAAGTTGCCTAAATTGCATCTCCATATGTCCATCTGTTATTTGAcataaatttacacaatttatcctattaaatgagaaaaaaaaatataatgctAAACTTCGAAAAGTTAGTGGAGAAAGAAGAGCAAACCAATATCTGTAATATCTAGAGGAACTTATAATTAATATGGTAGAAAAAATGGCAGAATTTAATCTTTACTTGCTCTTAGTTATGGGTATTCTAAATGGGCAGTGAACTTTCCAAATATTGTGAAGTGAGACAGCTCATATAGgtaaaatatccaaaatttgTCTAACGCAGAATTCAGTTAGAAAGTGGTATAATCGAAATAGGAGTGAAAAAAAACAACCTAAATAGTTAATTCGTTAAATTTGATGCAAATTTGACCACAGACTAACGTAGTTCTCACTTGGAAAGGCTTGGTTTCCAACATAATGCGCGAATCAAACTAACCCAACAAAGCAAACTTGCTGTACAATCTAAGCACCAATTCATGATACTTCATGATGCAGCAAATCACATAGGTTACGattattattttcgtaaattCCTTTCTTATAATGTAGCCTGATGAGAAGCTATTTCTCTACAATAACCCGTCTCAAGTTGTCCCTTCCCTTCCCTTCCATATCAGAATCAAATTTGCAAAGCACTTTCATGATGGAACCACAAACTGCTATgcaaaaaactaaaaacaacaaTTGCACATTAGAGGCACACACCATCCTAAAGCAATCAAAACCTAAAATGCCAGCTTTAGGTCAAAAGTAAGGCTATCACGGTGGTTTCGAAAAGATTAACCCACATTAGACAAGGTTAAAAGGTTAATCCGCAGATAAGGGCCACGAGTGTTATACAGGTCACATTTAAAGATTGTGTAACTATTCTTTTCAGGGTACAAGTTTTCTGGACAGAGACTGAACAAGCACTGGCAAGAAATCTATTCCATGTCATAATATTGAAACTCTCTGTTCTATTCCGTTATTTCACATAATTTAAAGACACATTATTCATCTATTGACCTTCAACAAAAATCAACAGCTTCATAGTAACTCACAGTGGAAAGCAATTATTGGAAACTTTTTTGTCAAATAAAAACCAAAGATTCTGAACATGAACAAGATAAGAGATTCCAAGACAATCAAAACATAACAAATGTACCTAATTAATAACCTTAAAGCATAAAAAACACTTAAGTACTAAAGTTCGACAAGCAAAATAAACTTAATCAAGATACTTCTAAAGGTACATAAAAACAATCTAAATGAAAAcagaaactaaaaataaaatgggagcaTCTAACTCACCTGTGCTCATCCTCTGTCCAAGCAATCCCCTTACGACGTTCCTGGTCTGACCTTGAATTCTTACTCCCATGATCTGACTCACTATTAAAATGCCCTAAATGGTCGCTTCCTTTCTTGCTAGTTACTTCATCACCAGCATGGCATGTTGAACCCTCAGAAGAACTATATGCAGGTAAAGGCACACAACCAGACTCAATCCGGTTAACATCATCCTCTAAAAGCTCATAGTGTTGTTTAATCTCTTCCAAAGTTTTACCAGGCACATCAGCCGCGATTTTCTCCCACCGATCTGAGGTGTCCTCAGGATATGTTGCAAGGGCATTCTCAAATGCCTTATCTTGCTCTCTACTCCACTCGGAGCTGTTGCTAGCTTCATCTACAGTCATCTAGGCTTGTCTCAATCCACGACTAAAAAATAAGTGACTTAACGGCACTGCCTAATTAGAATAACCAGAATCCATGGATTTTCAACCATAGTTATTGGGTGATTACGTTACTGGGTTTCACTAACAGGTGTAAAATTATGGGGAATAAAAGACAAGAGAGCTAACCAGAGATCAAGCCCAGTAAAAATGAAGAAGCCCCCAGTGGAGAATGAGAGGAATTAAATACTGATTTGCTCCAGGATTCAAGAATTAGTCTCTTGAGAATTGCTGACCTATAGATGAACGAAAGAGGCAACCGAAGTTGTGTCAGAAATGAGAAATATATGAAAACcaaagatataataataaatagcaggtaaaaaaccaatttttttattgtgaaaatGATCAAATGCAGGGTGAGTTTCACTGTGAAAAAGACAatttagaaaaaggaaaacccaaaaaacccTGTGCTGCAGACACTGAGAATGGGTATTTTTAATTCCAACAATAACCCAGTAAACCAAAAAGCATACCAACAGTGTTGTTGGTGCAGCGGAGCAATTCTTGAATCTGATATTTTCAAAACCTGGATTCTTTATGTtgtatttagaaaaataatccATTCGATAGCAAAGGTTGACTCTGTAAAACCTCAGCTACAGAGTATTGTCTGTTTTAGACattccattatttatttttacaattttcttttCCGTTAGCACCTACGGGTGATCATTGGCCGGGCTGGACCGGACTCAGGAAAAAATTTGGCCCGCATCTTAGGCTCAAGTCTGGCCCGGCCTAAAATATGGgtctgaaattttgtccaggttGGCCTgggaaaaattcctaagcccaaGATTGGCCCGGCTtgacctatttttttaataaacaccaaaattgtataaaaaataaaaataaaaaatactttaaaatttaaaattttaaaaataaaaattatatctttattatatattcagGCCGGGCCCAGGCCAAAAAAGTTTTGCCTGAAGCCTGACCCGTTTTccaaacgggcctcatttttttgcccaaacccatatttcaagcctatatttttacccaaaccctcctaTATTTCGAGCAGACCGTCAGGTCGAGCCGGAccgcccaacccatgatcacctctataATACCACCCAAGTATAATCTGGATTCGAATCTCCCTTCTCACATTGTTGCTAGTTTGCTCTTTCTTAtaattcactaaaaatatatatttttaaaaaaattgataaattaaatgaaatttgtaatataacttttctctttttttcatttaaaatttaactctttaaatataaaaataaattgtttatatgaATTACGTGTATTTTGACCTTATAAATTAAGAATCCAAATTAGATTTGACCAAATCCATTTCATTCCCGCAACTACCTCCATCAGTTAAAATCctgtttaacaaaaaaaaaaccaataattcagaatggtaataaaatatttacttctACTAATTAATTACCCGATTTAGCTCTTgaaatatacttatttttctattttcgtATCTAAACATTTTTTCCCTTGCTACTTAAAGTATCAAttacttttcaatttgataTCTAAATATGCCTCTGTTATattttttagtct harbors:
- the LOC105764138 gene encoding transcription factor SRM1; the protein is MTVDEASNSSEWSREQDKAFENALATYPEDTSDRWEKIAADVPGKTLEEIKQHYELLEDDVNRIESGCVPLPAYSSSEGSTCHAGDEVTSKKGSDHLGHFNSESDHGSKNSRSDQERRKGIAWTEDEHRLFLLGLEKYGKGDWRSISRNFVVTRTPTQVASHAQKYFIRLNSINKDRRRSSIHDITSVGNGEILATQGPITGEPNGAATGGSSAKSAKQPSQLPAAPPGVGMYSSPTIGQPIGGPLVSTVGTPVNLPAPPHLAYGAVVPSAPMNMGPVKYSMPHKSDHR